DNA sequence from the bacterium genome:
TCGTCGGGCGCGCCGCGCCACTGGATCCCGGACGCCGACGTCTTCGAGACCAAGAACGACCTCGTCGTGCGGATGGACCTCGCCGGCGTCAGCCGCGACGCCGTCAAGGTGCTGCTGGACGAGGATACGGTTATCATCACCGGCATGCGCAAAGAGGAATACCACGAGGAATGCGAGTACTACCACCAGATCGAGGTGGAGTACGGATACTTCCGGCGCGTCATTCACCTTCCCCGGCCGGTAGACGGCGACAAATGCCGGGCGCTGTATCGCGACGGTTTCCTCTTCGTAATCCTCCCCAAAGTCGAAACGCCGGTTACGATTCATACCACGGTGGAGATACTTTAAGGAACGGTAACCGCCGGGCCCGGCCGCGGCCCGCTCCGTACTAAGGTGGTGCATTACGTTGCCTAACGAAGAGAACGTCGAGGCGGTCGAGCTTCCCGAAGAACTACCCATACTGCCGCTCCGCGGGACCGTCATCTTCCCGTTCATGATCGTCCCTCTCGTCGTCGGCCGCAAGTCGAGCATCAAGCTCATCGACGACGCCGTGCGCGGCAACCGCATTATTGGCCTGGTCGCCCAGAAGGACCCCGAGACCGAGGACCCGGAGGCCGACGACATCTACGGCGTGGGGACCGGCGGGATGATCCTCAAGATGCTGCGGATGCCGGACGGCTCGGCGCGGATAATGGTCCAGGGCATAACGCGGGTGGCGGTAAAGAGTTTCGTCCAGACCACGCCCTATTTCAAGGCCAAGATCGAACGCCTCG
Encoded proteins:
- a CDS encoding Hsp20/alpha crystallin family protein, with translation SSGAPRHWIPDADVFETKNDLVVRMDLAGVSRDAVKVLLDEDTVIITGMRKEEYHEECEYYHQIEVEYGYFRRVIHLPRPVDGDKCRALYRDGFLFVILPKVETPVTIHTTVEIL